The sequence below is a genomic window from Acomys russatus chromosome 6, mAcoRus1.1, whole genome shotgun sequence.
TTCTTTGATAAATATCACTATTCAGAAAttatacattttgtttctttctttcttttcttttctttcttttttttttttttttggcttgttgaCTTTTAAGGTCAttaaagtcaatttttaaaacaaaatcatttagaaaataattacaaCTAGGGCtaccttgaaaaatcaaaatcaaaaccaaactgaaacaTTACCCAAAAATTCATATAAATGAatgatttcttttactttttgtcaGTTTGATACATGGTATTACtctatagcctaggctgacctagaacttttATAtacctcaggctggcttcaagcctgaagtgatcctcctgactcagtttttccaatgctaggattacaggaataaACCATGACACTGAAAATTTCTACTTTCTAAAACAAGTATCCCAGGGACTTGATGTGGACTTTGAAGTTTCCCATCACTTCAATCTTTAATTGCTACCAgataaagaactgaaaagaaataaaaaaccactaatgttattttaaagatcTTCAAAACTGGTAATTTTAGCTTTCACAAGCAACTAGAAATTTTACAAGCAACCAAAAAACCTATTCAGAAGATAAAACTTTCATAATTTGTgatatttgcaaatgaaaaaattaGCCATTACTATTCTTAGAAGTAAAACTGACAAACACGATGTCATATATATATCTGCTCTCAAGACTTCAATttaataaaaaccacaaaatcagggctggagagatggctcaggggatataagagcactgactactctttcagaggccccgggttcaattcccagcacccacatggcagctcataactgtctgtaactcccgttccaggggatccaacaccctcatacagatacatatgcaggcaaaacaccaatatacattaacaaaacaaaacaaaaaataagaaccaaaaaaaaaaaaaaatcaaataaacagaaAGGAATAATTTATACGAATCAGTAGAGAATCAGGAAAAGTTAAGAGGCTGGGGATTTTCTTCAGTATAGAGCGTTTGccttccatccccaccccatccccaaagaagaggaaaagtggTGCACAGTGTGTAAAGTGCTGTAATAGtggtttaagaaaaaataaaatatcagagaaCACTGGACTAATCAGGGCAGGGAGAACTTGGGTGTGGGGCTTTAAAAGGACTCAAAAGAATGAGGACTCTCAGACTCAAAAAGGGAAGAGTCTGACAGGGTGATAGCATGCACTGAGAAGTCTGCAGATGAGACAGTCAACAGTGGGACAGCTGAGCTGGAAAAACTGCAACTTACACGGAAAATTAGCCCAGTATTCCTAACTTTCCAGTGGtagaagaaaatgattttaagaaGTAACTTTGGCACTTTGTTCCAGATTTACTCTTTACAGACAGAAAGTCTAGTCTATCAAGTTGAAATTCTTttattacatctatttatttgtatgtctgtggATGAACTACGTGCATATAAATCAAAAGACAACCTGCGGGAGGctgttctcctcttccaccatgtggtcctGGGATGGTCCTCAGGATGCAGCTCATCTTTCTTGCCATCAAGTGCTTTCACCTGCTGACCCGTCTTGCTGgtcctaccttttttttttttggctttttatggGTTGtagatcaaatccagggcctcattcattcttttttgaaGTGCTGGGCACTGAGCCTAGGTTTCATGTCGTcaaggcagatgctctaccactgatgtACAGTTCCAGTATTTTCAATTtatcagctttctttttctctttttttgctcAGATTACTATAAGTTGGCTAGAGAGGTATCTCAGCAGGCAATGGTGCCTGTCTCCAAGTCTGACAACTGAAGCTGACTCTAGTGATCCACATGATgggagaaccaattcctgcaagttgttctctgatagtcacatgctgtggcatgcgcatgtacacatccacacacatgcacaaaagcaaataatagcaacaaaatatgtaaatttcTGCCTTACTTTGGTCTTCTATGGCACAGGAAAATGACTGGTAAATGGGcttaccaaaataaaatttctttcttttttaaaaaaatttatttattatgtatatagtgttgtgtccacatgtacaactgcacactagaagagggcaccagatctcattatagatggttgtgagccaccatgtgttgctgggaattgcactcaggacctttggaagagcagccagtgctcttaacctctgagccatctctccagcccctcaaaataaaatttcttacaCGTTAAAGTATGTAGACATACTTTATCCTTCATATCATTTCTAGATAgtacttttaaagttttttttttggttgttgttagtttgtttgttttagtattaCATTTattagggctggaaagatggcttcgTGTTTAACAGCAtttgttcttccaggggacctaagttcagttctcaacacctaCATCAGGTGGATTTCTTGGGCACTTGTacgtacatatgtgtacacacacacacacacacacacacacacacacacacacacacacacacacactgagagagagggagagtgagtatgtgtgtggtatgtatgaaGATCCGAGGACAATTTACAGGAAACAGTTCTGTCCTTTCAATATGGTcccaagttgtcaggcttggcagtagtTGCCTTTGCCTggtgagccacctcaccagccttaGATAGTGTtattatattctatttctttatgggcttttatcttttgctttagCCATATAAAGCCCCTTCTATATTTCCAGTATGATCTCTATCCTAATTACAATTAAAAGCTACatctaggccaggcatggtgttgtaCTCTtgcaattccagcatttgggaagctaaaggaaaaaacaaaaacatttaaatccTGGTAGAGTGGTGCATAACAGTAACCCCAGTTACTTGGGAAACTAAGGAAGGCAGATCTTTAGCTCAGATTTTAGCCTGGGTAACATACtttcctatctcaaaataagGGAGGATGgagctagctcagcagttaagagcatttgtcgTTCTTCTataagacctgagttctgttcccagtacccacaaccTCCTGGAAGCCCTGGGGCTGTCTTAGGGTtaccactgctgtgacaaaacactaggACCAAGACAGTGTATACAATAAAGTAGTGAATggggggcttgcttacaatttcagagggcTAGTCCAGGTTCGTCATGGtgcagagcatggcagcaggcaggcaggcacgatGCTGTAGCAGCAGCTGAGGGGTCACATCTGATCGGAgtcccaggcaggaagcagagagccaggTGGCCTGGtgttggcttttgaaacctcaaaccccacccTCAGcaatacacttcctccaacaaagccacacctcctaagctttccacaactggggaccaaggactcaaatctatgagcctatgggggccattctcattcaagccactgcAGGTGCCAAGGCCCTCTTCTAGACTTTAAGGGCACTTGTACATGTGTACAGCGCTATGCATAGACACACaggtaactaaaaataaatcttttttttttcttcaaggaagaggaagaaaagggaaggaagatgcAAACTGCATTTAAAATCttagttaggaaaaaaaatccacagctgggaagacagctcagtcagtaaaatgcttgccatgccaTGCACACATTAGGACTtcgttcaatccccagagcccctgtaaaaaaaaaaaaaaagctgcgtctgggaaggcagagacaaaaagTTTCCCCGGCTAACCTGCCTAACTGAGTCTTTAAATCTGAGGCCAGTTtgagaccttttctcaagaaaaataaggtaaaaggTACAATAGCTAAGGcttacttctttttttggttttccaagacagggtgtctctttgtagtgctggctgtcctggaactcactctgtagaccaggctggcctcaaactcggagaccTACctccctctggctcccaagtgctgggattaatgtcgtgcgccaccactggccagcaTGAGTTTGCTTTAGCTGCCATATATACTTGTACACCATCCTCCACACAAATACAGGAATCTGTTGAACTGTGCTTACACTATGTGGACACTAATCTAGTGAATGCCCAGTGAGTCTAGGAAGCACTTACACTCCTTCTGCGTGTTACTGTGATTAGCCAAAAGGCTGTTAAGATCTGCCCTAATCACTGTGCCTATTTGCTTACCTAGTTAACTTTGTGTGCTGTTATACCACATTTGAGAGATGGGGAGAAGCAGCATTCTaattaccttctctctctctctttttaacattttctctacCACtcagtcaaaacaaacaaacaaacaaacagacaaaaataggAGGATGTATTGacacatatctgtaattccagccctagGGGAGCAAAGTCAGAAGGATCAcattggaggtcagcctgggctacagagaccgtgcctcaaaacaacaacaaaagccagaaacTAAAAAAGTTaagtttgaaataataccttacTGCTATTAGTATACCAACATACACAATAAATGTTCAGTGGTTTAGACAACAAGAAATTATAATAgaggttttaaaaattagctattcaattttgttgtgttgtttaagacagggtcttaccatgtagcctcAACTGACTAgcttggaatttgctatgtagaccaggttggctttgaaatGACAAAGATTCATCCACCCGCCTCTGTTCCCCAATGTTGGCATTAAAGTCCTGTTTTACTATGCCTGTCAAGCTATAcaatcctttttttgttttgtttttgttttttgagacagggtttctctgtgtgcagctctggctgtcctggaacttgccatgtagacccaGCCAGCCTTGATttcacagagacttgcctgcctctgtctcccaagtgctgggattaaaggcgtgcactactagGGCTAAAGTGTCTAATTTATTGTGTTCTATGTGATTTCCAGCTTTGAAAATCAATCCTCAATGATTAGGATttgtaaaagacaaacaaaaatgtcaaccAACCACTTATCCTAGCTAAAGAGAGCTGGGAAATATACAGAAGACATCATTCTcgggagtttttgtttttaaagatggagCTTCACTCTGcaggctgcctggcctggaattaataaagtaggccaggctggccttacatcAGCAGCcaccctgcctctgttttccaagtgctgggattacagacgtacaccaccacatctagccTTCGCGACTCTGTAGTATGATGTATTATGTTTTAggaagcaaataaagaaaaagatacattcacacacacacaaaatacacagaataaTAAGAAATTTGCTTTATGTATCTAAATAAATACTATATAAACTAACaactacatacatatattatattccCTACCTACCCCAAATCAAAATATTTGTAATCTAGGTTCTAAATGACGTAAAGGTATAATCTTCAATAGTTAACTTTATTCTCAGGTTACAGGTATATCTCTATAATCAGGAAAAagttctacattaaaaaaagaagagaatgaggaggaggaggaagaagaaaaagacttattttaatgtgtaggagtgctttgtctacatgtgtatatgtgggacatgtgtatgcctggtgtctgcagaggtcagaagagggttcttgatcccctggagctggagttacagatggttgtgcacTGGGAATCACCCCAGGTTTTCAGTAAGAGCAGTAcgtgtgcttaactgctgagccactgttCCACCCTCACACTGTTTTTTGTCTTTCTACATCTCAAATTCTAATTCTAGCATGCTCACAAGTAAGATTAaggaaaatttaatatatatcaaATCCAGTATTTAATAGGGCCACTGTTGTTTCTCctatacccttttttttttttttttatcattcatttACTCAGTGACAAGTTCTTCCACCAACACAGAAACCCTAAGATCAAAACTACATACCTGGGAGCTAAGTTGCTTAGGCTCATCCATTCTCCCAGGAGACTCACTTCtggctctgtgtctttctgtcatgGAAACAACACTGCCGGAGGGACTAAATCTGTTGGAAAAGGAGCATAAAGGGACCAATAGACAAATAGTGTCAAGGAACTTAAATGTTGTTTCTACTCTATATTATAGCTGAGGAATGGAactaaatcaaacaaaaatattttcaaagcaggTATACCATATGAGAAGTTGAAGCTTTCTACTCTACTAACTGCTGAAAAGATGGTAAAAATGTAATGAAACCCAGTTTGTAGTTTTGCTTTTATGAGCTCCAGTCTTCCTAGGAAGCCTTGGGTGGCCTGGCTGGGCTTCCAGGCTGTCCCTCGGCTCACAGTAATCCTCAggttcagtctcccaagtgctacagttCCAAGTATACTCCATGATGTCTGGTAATTTCAGTTCTTTTATGTGACGGTTGGTGTTTTGGTTGTTCCTTCTCTTATGGTAATCTATTCATAGTTCATATAgattaaagcttttttttttttttttttgcttctgataGAGTTCTAATGCAAGAGGATAACAGTTACCAATACAGGGGATGACTATATTCTGTACTGTAGAATATTTAGACTACTAAGGTCACATAATGGGAAATGCTAAATTACGACCACCTAAGTAGCTAAAAATCCTAAATGTCTACATTATCAGCTATAAACTAAAGAAATTTACTCCCAAGATCAATCTCACTGTTTATTTACTTGCGAGAGGCATGTGTGCGAGGTCAAATGGTAATTTATGAGAgtccattctttccttctaccatgtgcatACCAGGGGCTGAACTCAGATGGTCAGGCTTGGCTctaagtgcctttacccatttcaaactattttaagcaggaaaaagaaaaacactagtgCTTGGTAGCCTCAGGCAGGAAGAATGCTTGGGTTTGAGTAAGCTACAGGTCATCTGGAATtatggagtgagaccctgtctcaaaaaagcaaaacaaaaaaacctaaccaaaaccaaaaagtctagctgggtggggtggcacacgcctttaatcccagcccccagggaggcagaggcaggtggagctgtgtgagttcaaagctagtggCCAGTGTGGTCTctaaagaaagtccaggacagccaaggctacatagagaaactctatctcaaaaagacaaaaaacaaaaaaagcaaaaacaaaatcaacaaaaaacccaaacatgagggggcagtggtggcatacttctttaattccagcacttaggaggcagtcaggtggatttctgtgagttgagttcaaggctagcctggcctacagagctagttccaggatagccaaggactcataaagaaaccctgtatgTGGGGAAAATAGcccaaaaagcaacaacaacaacaacaacaacaaaaatacaaatatggtGGCTTGTGCcagcaattccagcactcaagaggctgaggcagggggactgccctgagttctagaacagcctgggatacagaaaccttatttcaataaataaatgaacataaaaaaagaacacattacCAATCTAAACTGGTAGGAGTTTGCTTTCGATTGGCTAGGTGAAAGCCATTGCTACTTTCATCAAAATGAAATGTTCGAACATATTCAGTGTTTTAGGGAAAGAACAGTGAAGGCCGAAGGCCAAAGGCCATGGCAGCACTGGTGAGGCTACTCTCAGGCCAGGGGTAGCAACAGCTTCACAGGAAACATCACTAGGTGACACTTAAGCTTTTCTCTAGAATTACTGTACTGAGGTTTACTCTAATTGAAAAAGAACATCTACTTATGGCACTGGACTTTCTCTAATTTGGTGGGTAAGGGCAAAGAGAAGTACACAGTGCTCTAAGGAAAGTAAAACTCCGCAAGGTTATCTACCTGTGTGACGCTATGGTGAGACCGGGCAATGTTACCAGACTCCTGACAATCAGCTCCCTGATGCTATTCTGACTCACGGAGGTGGCTGGTTTTACATAGCTCTCAGGACATTGTGAGTACTTCAGAACCAGGAGCCTCCTGCTTTGAAAATAACGCAAGTCTCCTGGCATACTTGCAATCTCCCAAAGTAAGCTGAACAAGAACGTCAAGTAAGAAAGATGCTCCCTGTAACACAGAGAGCTCATTTAGTGATGTCTGCACAGTAGCTTTAAGTGGGGAAACAAAACTTACCTGTCAACGTCACTGCTGGTTGGCCGAGCTACCTTGGCTCCTGAAGACCCTAAGGTGTAACTTTCCTGTCCTATAGAACCATGGCCAGTGGTGTCAATCACCATGGCTGTGACTTCCTCTGCACTGCTCCCATCTTCTCCAGAAGGCTGGTTCTCTGGCCCGAGCCACTCCTCCAGATTTTCAGTTTTGATGTGCACTGCTCCAAGAACCCTAACTTCATCCCCACTCCGGGCCCCTTGGTCTGCTATTCCGGTTTCCACGTACCACTGTCCTGCTCTGTTGATCCGAAGAATGGGCTCGCGGCCCTCTACATCAGAGCTCTGTTCAATTATCTGAGGACTAGTGGACTCCTCGGGTGGACTGAGCTCTCTGATATCCAGCACGGCACTGACCTGTCCTCTCCAGTTTCCCTTTGTGGCGTTATGCCGTGGACTAAGTGAGCGGCTTAGGCTTGGTGTGACC
It includes:
- the Zbtb37 gene encoding zinc finger and BTB domain-containing protein 37 isoform X2, producing MTMEKSGNIQLEIPDFSNSVLSHLNQLRMQGRLCDIVVNVQGQAFRAHKVVLAASSPYFRDHMSLNEMSTVSISVIKNPTVFEQLLSFCYTGRICLQLADIISYLTAASFLQMQHIIDKCTQILEGIHFKINVAEVEAELSQTRTKQQERPPESHRVTPSLSRSLSPRHNATKGNWRGQVSAVLDIRELSPPEESTSPQIIEQSSDVEGREPILRINRAGQWYVETGIADQGARSGDEVRVLGAVHIKTENLEEWLGPENQPSGEDGSSAEEVTAMVIDTTGHGSIGQESYTLGSSGAKVARPTSSDVDRFSPSGSVVSMTERHRARSESPGRMDEPKQLSSQGLWGLNEVLMCAWHGKHFTD